The Lycium ferocissimum isolate CSIRO_LF1 chromosome 10, AGI_CSIRO_Lferr_CH_V1, whole genome shotgun sequence genome window below encodes:
- the LOC132034538 gene encoding protein trichome birefringence-like 9 — translation MDLQPVSPHPQQNTTNNNKLFFYFPLKFANKDISHALFFLFLLFSSIFFYNLRSPLEPQSLLGIGFLSKILPKNSENYSKACDYSYGKWVWDESYILDKYNENCPFLDPGFRCQKSGRRDLDYRKWRWQPQGCDLPRFCAKDFLERSRNGRIVFAGDSIGRNQWESMICMLAQEVTNTSTIYEEFGNPITKHRGFLSMKFHEYNLSVEYYRVPFLVVADRPPLNATKQVRGVIRLDKLHWYFTKWVDADILIFNDGHWWNEDKTVNVGIHFQEGTTVNMTMNVVEAFQRSLNTWASWVIQNTKPEKSHVFFRSFSPVHYRDGAWNEGGHCHTSTALETDYTKLEKERINNIFISEVVEQIQNTRGNMTFLNITYLSEFRKDGHPSEHREPGTPVGAPQDCSHWCLPGVPDTWNELLYAHLLLNRYRTKLK, via the exons ATGGATCTCCAGCCAGTTTCTCCTCATCCACAACAAAACACGACCAACAACAATAAACTCTTCTTCTATTTCCCATTAAAATTTGCAAACAAAGACATCTCTCATgcattattttttctctttttactcttctcttccatttttttctacaaTTTACGAAGCCCACTTGAGCCTCAGTCTCTTCTTGGGATTGGTTTTTTGTCCAAAATATTACCTAAAAATTCTGAAAATTATTCAAAAGCTTGTGATTACTCTTATGGAAAGTGGGTTTGGGATGAAAGTTATATTCTTGATAAATATAATGAGAATTGTCCATTCTTGGATCCTGGATTTCGATGCCAGAAAAGTGGTCGCCGGGATTTAGATTACCGGAAGTGGCGATGGCAACCTCAAGGTTGTGATCTTCCAAG GTTCTGTGCCAAGGATTTCCTAGAACGGAGTCGTAACGGTCGGATAGTTTTCGCTGGAGATTCAATTGGAAGAAACCAATGGGAGTCAATGATATGCATGCTAGCACAAGAAGTAACTAACACATCCACCATatatgaagaatttggaaaCCCCATAACCAAACATAGAGGTTTCCTCTCTATGAAATTTCATGAGTACAACCTAAGTGTCGAATATTACAGGGTGCCTTTCCTAGTTGTTGCTGATCGACCTCCACTGAATGCAACGAAACAAGTGCGAGGGGTGATCAGACTCGATAAGTTGCACTGGTATTTCACAAAATGGGTTGATGCAGATATCCTTATATTCAATGATGGACATTGGTGGAATGAGGACAAGACTGTAAACGT GGGCATCCATTTCCAAGAAGGAACAACAGTGAACATGACCATGAATGTTgtggaagcttttcaaagatcTTTGAATACTTGGGCCTCATGGGTGATCCAAAATACCAAGCCTGAAAAGAGCCACGTCTTCTTCCGCAGCTTTTCCCCAGTACACTACAG GGATGGAGCTTGGAATGAAGGTGGCCATTGCCACACAAGTACCGCACTAGAAACGGACTATACCAAGCTGGAAAAAGAGAGAATCAACAATATATTCATTTCTGAGGTAGTCGAACAAATTCAAAATACAAGAGGAAACATGACCTTCCTAAACATAACATATCTAAGTGAGTTCAGGAAAGATGGTCACCCTTCAGAACATCGTGAACCTGGCACCCCGGTTGGTGCACCACAAGACTGCAGCCACTGGTGCCTACCGGGAGTGCCAGACACTTGGAATGAACTTCTTTATGCCCATCTACTGTTGAATAGATATAGGACCAAATTGAAATGA